A region from the Lolium perenne isolate Kyuss_39 chromosome 4, Kyuss_2.0, whole genome shotgun sequence genome encodes:
- the LOC127293222 gene encoding DEAD-box ATP-dependent RNA helicase 21, with amino-acid sequence MKRSLDAMEAKPVFLTKEERQRLALERRQAAVADQRRSALDILQSLPRGGAQQTPPSGAPRDSSASSHRDSSDRDKDRDRDRDRDRRRDDDSRRDRDRDRDRDRDRDEPSRRDRDRDRDRERERDREHRDRERGERDKDREKDRLEKMAEREREKELEAIKEQYLGSKKPKKRVIKPSEKFRFSFDWENTEDTSRDMNALYQTPHEARLLYGRGFLAGIDRREQKKAAAVFEKETRAEQRRKFGVEDRPEDDVADKKKAAAAEMYDAFDMRVDRHWSEKGIEEMTERDWRIFREDFNISYKGSRIPRPMRNWPESKLGSELLRAIEKVGYKKPSPIQMAAIPLGLQQRDVIGIAETGSGKTAAFVLPMLSYITRLPPISEENEAEGPYAVVMAPTRELAQQIEEETVKFATYLGIKVVSIVGGQSIEEQGFKIRQGCEVVIATPGRLLDCLERRYAVLNQCNYVVLDEADRMIDMGFEPQVVGVLDAMPSSNLKPENEEEELDEKRIYRTTYMFSATMPPAVERLARKYLRNPVVVTIGTAGKATDLITQNVIMVKESEKMSRLQKILTDLGDKTAIVFCNTKKSADNRSKDLDKAGFRVTALHGGKSQDQREISLDGFRNRRFNVLVATDVAGRGIDIPDVAHVINYEMPSSVDTYTHRIGRTGRAGKKGLATSFLTLENTDIFYDLKQMLIQSNSPVPPELARHEASKFKPGSVPDRPPRRNDTVFASH; translated from the coding sequence atgaagCGTTCGCTGGACGCCATGGAGGCGAAGCCCGTGTTCCTCACCAAGGAGGAGCGCCAGCGCCTCGCCCTCGAGCGCCGCCAGGCCGCCGTCGCCGACCAGCGCCGCTCCGCGCTCGACATCCTCCAGTCGCTCCCCCGGGGCGGCGCTCAGCAAACTCCCCCGTcgggggcccctcgggactcctccGCCTCGTCCCACCGCGACTCCTCCGACCGTGACAAGGACCGGGACCGCGACCGCGACCGGGACCGCCGCCGCGACGACGACTCCCGCCGAGACCGAGATCGGGATCGTGACCGTGACCGTGACCGCGACGAGCCGTCCCGCCGGGACCGCGACCGCGACCGGGACCGCGAGCGCGAGCGCGACAGGGAGCACCGGGACAGGGAGCGCGGGGAGCGGGACAAGGACAGGGAGAAGGACCGGCTGGAGAAGATGGCCGAGCGGGAGCGGGAGAAGGAGCTGGAGGCCATCAAGGAGCAGTACCTGGGGTCCAAGAAGCCCAAGAAGCGGGTCATCAAGCCCTCGGAGAAGTTCCGCTTCTCCTTCGACTGGGAGAACACCGAGGACACCAGCCGCGACATGAACGCGCTCTACCAGACCCCGCACGAGGCCCGCCTGCTCTACGGCCGCGGCTTCCTCGCCGGGATCGACCGCCGCGAGCAGAAGAAGGCGGCCGCCGTGTTCGAGAAGGAGACCCGCGCCGAGCAGCGCCGCAAGTTCGGGGTGGAGGACCGCCCGGAGGACGATGTCGCCGATAAGAAGAAGGCTGCTGCCGCCGAGATGTACGATGCCTTTGACATGCGGGTGGACAGGCACTGGTCCGAGAAGGGCATCGAGGAGATGACCGAGCGGGACTGGCGTATCTTCCGCGAGGACTTCAACATCTCCTACAAGGGATCCCGCATACCCCGCCCGATGCGCAACTGGCCCGAGAGCAAGCTTGGGAGCGAGCTGCTCCGTGCGATTGAGAAGGTTGGGTACAAGAAACCCTCACCCATCCAGATGGCTGCCATTCCGCTTGGTCTCCAGCAGCGTGATGTCATTGGTATTGCCGAGACGGGTTCGGGAAAGACTGCAGCCTTTGTGCTCCCTATGCTGTCATACATTACTCGCTTGCCGCCCATCAGCGAGGAGAATGAGGCCGAGGGTCCTTATGCTGTTGTCATGGCACCTACTCGTGAGCTTGCCCAGCAGATTGAGGAAGAGACTGTCAAATTCGCAACCTACCTTGGCATTAAGGTTGTCTCCATTGTTGGTGGTCAGTCGATTGAGGAGCAAGGCTTCAAGATAAGGCAGGGCTGTGAAGTTGTAATCGCAACGCCTGGTCGGCTTCTTGATTGTCTGGAGAGGAGGTATGCTGTGCTCAACCAGTGCAATTATGTTGTGCTTGATGAGGCTGATAGAATGATTGATATGGGCTTCGAGCCACAGGTTGTTGGTGTACTTGATGCCATGCCATCAAGTAATTTGAAACCTGAGAATGAGGAAGAGGAACTGGATGAGAAGAGGATTTACAGGACAACTTATATGTTCAGCGCCACCATGCCACCTGCTGTTGAACGCCTTGCTAGAAAGTACCTCCGGAACCCTGTCGTCGTCACAATTGGCACAGCTGGCAAGGCCACTGATCTGATTACCCAGAACGTTATCATGGTGAAGGAGTCAGAGAAGATGTCACGACTCCAGAAGATACTCACAGATCTTGGGGACAAGACAGCAATAGTATTCTGCAATACAAAGAAGTCAGCAGATAATCGTTCTAAAGATCTGGACAAGGCAGGCTTCCGTGTCACAGCTCTGCATGGAGGGAAGTCACAAGATCAGAGGGAAATCAGTCTTGATGGATTTAGGAACCGCCGGTTCAATGTTCTTGTGGCAACTGATGTTGCGGGGCGTGGTATTGATATTCCTGATGTTGCTCATGTGATCAATTATGAGATGCCTAGTTCGGTTGATACGTACACACATCGTATCGGAAGAACAGGGCGTGCAGGAAAGAAGGGACTTGCGACTTCATTCTTAACTCTGGAAAACACTGATATTTTCTATGATCTGAAACAGATGCTTATTCAGAGCAATAGTCCTGTGCCACCAGAACTTGCAAGGCACGAGGCCTCCAAGTTTAAGCCAGGATCAGTTCCTGATAGACCTCCAAGGCGAAATGACACAGTCTTTGCATCTCACTGA